The Acipenser ruthenus chromosome 27, fAciRut3.2 maternal haplotype, whole genome shotgun sequence genome includes a window with the following:
- the LOC117431918 gene encoding uncharacterized protein LOC117431918 translates to MKLFVNLRTLRLPYISVRHAVNSTQPTRNVDFYRQRTTYSYFLPIQTRWQDNDQYGHVNNAVYHGYFDTLINHYLIRYCGLNTNRRSSSMVGFIVTNQCSFHKPVKFPENPLASLAVEKIGRSSVHYRMALFNQVPTKKSISIHFNILNDGCFSDWSALEGFESLACTTAMSTHVFVDTMSEKPKELPEGFKKGLQKIMIPL, encoded by the exons ATGAAGTTATTTGTCAATCTAAGAACATTAAGACTTCCTTATATCAGTGTACGCCATGCGGTCAACTCTACACAACCTACAAGAAACGTGGACTTCTACAGACAGCGTACAACTTACTCCTACTTCCTCCCAATCCAGACGCGCTGGCAGGACAATGATCAGTATGGACATGTAAACAATGCAGTTTATCATGGATACTTTGACACCTTAATCAACCATTATCTGATCAG GTACTGCGGACTGAATACAAACAGACGGTCTTCCTCAATGGTTGGATTTATTGTGACCAATCAGTGTTCTTTCCACAAACCTGTGAAGTTTCCTGAAAACCCATTGGCATCATTAGCAGTGGAGAAAATCGGACGCTCAAGTGTCCACTACAGAATGGCTTTATTTAATCAAGTTCCAACCAAGAAATCCATCTCCATTCATTTCAACATCCTTAACGATGGTTGTTTCTCTGACTGGTCTGCGCTGGAAGGATTCGAGAGCCTGGCGTGCACTACTGCCATGTCAACACATGTCTTTGTGGATACCATGTCTGAGAAACCAAAGGAACTGCCTGAAGGGTTTAAGAAAGGTCTCCAGAAAATAATGATACCCCTCTAA
- the LOC117431934 gene encoding reticulocalbin-1-like has translation MDIYWLTCLLLLCVVEVFNKPTYKNERVHFDPVLSRDPHEDNQSHQYDHEAFLGKEEATTFDQLTPEESKERLGKIVDRIDGDKDGYVTTDELKSWINRVQKRYIYENVAKVWTDYDLNKDNKISWDEYKKATYGYYLANPEEFQDATDQFSFKKMLPRDERRFKTADLDGDTAASREEFTAFLHPEEFDHMKDIVVLETLEDIDKNGDGHVDEDEYIADMFAHEVEGPEPDWVKTEREQFADFRDTNKDGKMDKEEIRHWILPQDYDHALAEARHLVYESDLNKDQLLTKEEILENWNMFVGSQATNYGEDLTKNHDEL, from the exons atggaTATCTACTGGTTAACGTGTTTGCTGCTGTTGTGCGTGGTAGAGGTTTTTAACAAACCTACTTATAAAAATGAACGGGTTCATTTTGACCCAGTATTGAGCCGAGATCCTCATGAAGACAACCAAAGCCACCAATACGACCATGAGGCCTTTTTAGGAAAAGAAGAGGCCACGACTTTTGATCAGTTAACTCCAGAAGAAAGCAAGGAAAGACTTGG gAAAATTGTTGACAGGATTGATGGTGACAAAGATGGATATGTTACTACAGATGAGCTAAAGAGCTGGATAAATAGAGTACAGAAGCGCTACATTTATGAAAATGTAGCTAAAGTTTGGACGGACTATGATTTAAACAAAGACAACAAGATTTCTTGGGATGAATACAAAAAAGCCACCTATGGCTACTACCTTG CTAATCCTGAAGAATTCCAAGATGCCACAGACCAGTTCAGTTTCAAAAAGATGCTCCCCCGTGATGAAAGGAGATTCAAAACTGCTGACCTCGATGGGGACACGGCAGCCAGCCGGGAAGAATTCACTGCTTTCCTTCACCCAGAGGAGTTTGATCACATGAAAGACATTGTTGTTCTT GAAACCCTGGAAGACATAGATAAGAATGGTGATGGGCATGTGGATGAAGATGAGTATATTG CTGACATGTTTGCTCATGAAGTAGAAGGACCGGAACCGGACTGGGTGAAAACAGAAAGAGAGCAGTTTGCAGACTTCCGGGACACCAATAAGGATGGAAAGATGGACAAAGAGGAAATTCGGCATTGGATCCTTCCTCAGGACTATGATCATGCACTGGCTGAAGCCAGACATCTAGTCTATGAATCAGACTTGAACAAG GATCAACTATTGACCAAAGAAGAAATCTTGGAAAACTGGAACATGTTTGTTGGAAGCCAGGCAACTAATTATGGAGAAGACCTCACCAAAAACCATGACGAGTTGTGA